Below is a genomic region from Bos javanicus breed banteng chromosome 13, ARS-OSU_banteng_1.0, whole genome shotgun sequence.
ctgtacagtcaaaactatgatttttttgaTATTCTTGTAcgaatgtgagggttggaccataaagaaggctgagtgccaaagaattgatgcctttgaattgtgctggagaagactcttgagagccccttggacagcaaggatatcaaccagtcagtcctaaaggaaatcaatcctgaatattcattggaaggactgacgctgaagctgaagctccagtgctgtggtcacctgatacgaagaactcaTTGAgaagatcctgatcctgggaaagattgaaggcaggaggagaaggggacaacagaggatgagaaggttggatggcatcactgactcaatggatgtgagtttgagcaaactccaggagatagtgaaggacaaggaagcctggcatactgcagtccttggggttgcaaagaatggaacaggacttagcgactgaacaacaggaagtcttaagggaaagaaaagggactAGCATTAaaatgcagtgaaagtgaaagtctctgagttgtaagtctgactctttgtgaccccatggactatacagtctgtggaattctccaggccagaatactggagtgggtagcctttcccttctccaagggatctttctaacccagggatcaaacccaagtgtcccacattgcagttggattctttaccagctgagccataagggaagccccaaaatgcaGTATAATCCAATAAAACCAATTCTATTCTGTTCACTAACTCTTAAAACTGACTTGGGTTATAACTAGACCGTGAGTGACATTGGTCCAGGTCTAAACCTCAGGAGAGTTCATGAGAGCAAAAGGTTGGTGCTCAGTGGTGCAGGGCAGTGATTGGACGAAGTTCATAGCATCGCTCTGTGGGACATGCAGGCATTATTCCAATggctgcagcctactaggctctctGGCGTGTCAGTCTTACTTCCAGTGTAGGTCTGCTGGTACCTTACCAATACCATTCCTTGTGGCAGCAACATTTTACTATGAAATTTCATGGAGAAGGGTACTGAGAAACATACTAGAAATTGAAAGAATTTAACACCTTGTCTGAATTATCTAGGTGCTAACCAAAAGGAAACAactttccaaaagaaagaaattggtcAATATTGATGATGGTTGGGAGATTTGTACTTTTTATAGCTACTTCTTTATGAAGCTTCCGTGTTTAAGGATAGATAGATAACCTAAGAATTATCTAAAACCATGTTAGTGCTGTTAGTTTAAGGGGGAAATAACTCAGGAGTGTTTTAGTAACTAGGAATCTCAAACTCTGGTTTTCAAAGTACCAGTATTGAAAGGCTGAACTCCTGACATGTTTTGCAAAGGCCATACTCTATTTTTATAGATAGAGAAGATGTAAGAATTCTGAAGTTCATCAGGGTACAGACACTGTGCCCCCAGTTCTCTCTGGAAGGCCAGGCCCACAGCCACGTGGTCACCTGGCTCGGGCATCGTCACATCCGGGGCCTCAGAGCTCTTGGTTCTGGCCGAGAGTTCCCGGATGGCTTGGAGTCACCATCTTGCATGTTTGTGGCACACATTCACGAATGAAACGTGTACTGGGAATCCAAGAGaagtggtggtgttcagtcgacAGTTGGGTccgcctctgtgaccccatgcactgcagcatgacaggtatccctgtccttcaccatctcttgctcaaactcatgcccattgcgtcggtgatgctatctaaacacctcatcctctgtcgttcccttctccttctgccttccatctttcccagcatcagggtcttttctaatgagttggctcttcacgtcaggtggccaaagcattggagcttcagcttcagaatccatccttctaatgaatattcagtattgatttcctttcagactgactagtttgatctccttgtagtccaagagactcataagagtcttctccagcttcacagtttgaaagcatcacttcttcaatgctcagccttctttataatccaactctcagatccatacatgactactagaataaccatagctttgactatacggaccttttttggcaaagtgatgtctttttttaatacactgtctaggtttgtcataggacATTctagactgaaaaaaattaaaataacctaACACTATGTAGTTTCAACCTGTCCTCACCAAACTAAATCTGTTCACTGGGGCATTTGGAATGGAAATGTTTTCCTCCTGTGCAGTTAACAGATTACTGGTTGACTTTTGTTGTCTTTTGCAGCAGCCAGGAAGAGCTCTTCACAGAGCATCAGGGGATCGTACTGGGCGTGTGGAACAACTACTTCCTTCCAGGGCAGAGCCCAGGAGAAACGTTCTGCGAGAAATGTAGGTCCTGTGGGTTTCATCTTGTTCTCTCCAAACTGTCTGTATAGATGGGGACACAACACGAGGGCTAGACTTCAGCAAGAGTGCATGGACCCTAATCACAGAAGCCCCTCTGGCACTGATCctgtccaaagtcacagagctgggacTTTTTCTACCTTCCAgactttttctcttgctttctggACAGTGGGAAACAAGGCCTGGCTTCACAGGTATGTTGCAAGGAGTAATTAGTGACAAACACTTTGAAGATGAAAAGCACCTGTTGATGGTGTTTCATACAACTTTCCAAGCAACCCCAGACAAATCGGGAAACATACACTGCTTTCCTCAGGGGCCTCTTCTGACCCTCATGTCATTATGATAATCTTTGGGAGAATGATAGCTGTAGTAAGAATATGAATACATGTATTGGTTTCCAGATGAAAGCTTAACCTAAAGAAATATTTCAGCCTCAGTATTTTGAGTTTGGTGGTTCAAGAAACGTCTTTCCATTCACAAGTCTACAAATATATGCCAAAATCTCTGGTCTGTAAAATCTCCCTGGCCAGCTTCTATCCTGCCCCTCCAAGTGAATGTCACACAGTACaatctgcattgtctgttgtataTATGTTATAGACAAGGGAAAGTTTAGGAAGTTTCTGTGTGTTATAGAAAAGTTTGTGTGTGCGTAGAAGAACGTgcttgtgtgtacacacacacacacagactctgtGTATTTGCTTCTggggaaaaaatcaatatatCAAATATAGGTAATGTTGATATTTAACATCTGAAATGAATGCCTCCCTGCCTTAGTTAAAATATGAACTCCATTATAATGCCATTGTTAACCAGTGATCAATAAGTAAAGTGTGTCCCAGTGTGTTGGAAACTGTGAAAGCTCTTGCTTGATCCAGTCTGCATATCAATAGACACTTGGGATTTTTTGTGAGATTGGCCAGGGGGTGAGGAGAAGGGAGGTTAACACATGCCTCCTGCTTCAAGTGTAAGAAATATGACATGGGGATTCCAAGGGAAACCTGGCCATCACAGGTTTACAAATCAAAaaattctttgtttgttttagtgtGAACAGAACTGAGACTAAAAGCAGCACCATGAGTGGATCTCGGAGCAACAGGACCAGTGTGGGAGCATCCAGTCACTCGGTGGCTGCAGAGGGAGCATGGAGGAGGCGGGGGCTGCCAGCCTCATCCAGCCCCCCGGCCATGGGACAGGCGGAGGATGACAGGAAGGCATCTGAGACCCACCAGGGGCTTCCTGCTCTGAAGCTGGAGAAAGGTCATCAGGCCTGGCCAGGAGCAGCAGAAACCTCATCCCAGGGTGCGGTTGCAGACCGGGCTTCTAAGCAGGAGCCTTGTCTGTGGCTGTGAGTCAGCATTCCCCGGTCCAAAGCAGAGTCCTCGAGGGGCCAGAACACCGCAGAAATGCAGGAAGCGCAACCCTGCGGGAGATGCCGACCACCACAAGAGAGTTTCTCTTAGAAGTGATCGATTAGCCCCGAGGGAAATAATAGTGGGAAAAGCAAAGTTGCCAGGGTCCTGCCAACTTGAGAGCTGTCAGATCCGGGGTTACTTTTGAAACAAGATTTGGCAGAAACTGCATCTAATGAAGAGTTGCATGTTTTGGAAAACTCTCTCCTCCAGACATCTTACGAAAAATAAGCCAGGGCAGGCACAACTCAGCCACAAACACTGAAAGCTTAGCTCTGACTCAGGGCAGcccaaccaagaaaagaaaagggtgGAAGCAGCTACTTGCTCACAGAAGAGGATTGCAACCCCGTCGTGGAGGATGTCGTGACCAGACCTGGGACAAATGAGCAGTGTGGCCTAGAAGCCATGACTTACAGGAATTCAAATGATCATTTTCAGTAGAAGATATGTACCTGCATTGGGCTTCACTTTCAAATCAGCAGCCTCCAGGAGCTTGTTCTGACAACACCGCTCCTTTCTGGTTCACACTTTAATATCAGAAACTTACTTTAGTGCTAAAGAGCCATTGGCTTTGTTGGCAGTGACAGCATCCATAGAGGAAGCACATGAAGAAACCAGTGGTGTGCCTCGTCACATCCTTGCATGAAGCACAGTGACCGTGATGCTGTCTTTGCCGGCCAGTCCTCCTGCCCTGCAGCCTGAGTCGGGCAGCAGTGGTGAACAGGCT
It encodes:
- the SLX4IP gene encoding LOW QUALITY PROTEIN: protein SLX4IP (The sequence of the model RefSeq protein was modified relative to this genomic sequence to represent the inferred CDS: inserted 5 bases in 3 codons; deleted 1 base in 1 codon; substituted 1 base at 1 genomic stop codon); this encodes MASKKFAVKCGNFAVLVDLHVLPQGSSKDTSWFSEQKKEEVCLLLKETIDSRVKEYLQVRKQHRPSDTEFTRSNPLSLKGYGFNITAYFLKRGIRLRCLRGSPRTELQVFPDRFVVCVSQLAFSRDLSASQSEDLQPGRALHRASGDRTGRVEQLLPSRAEPRRNVLREIVNRTETKSSTMSGSRSNRTSVGASSHSVAAEGAWRRRGLPASSSPPAMGQAEDDRKASETHQGLPALKLEKGHQAWPXEQQKPHPRVRLQTGLLSRSLVCGCESAFPGPKQSPRGARTPQKCRKRNPAGDADHHKRVSLRSDRLAPREIIVXKSKVARVLPTXELSDPGLLLKQDLAETASNEELHVLETLSSRHLTKNKPGQAQXSATNTESLALTQGSPTKKRKGWKQLLAHRRGLQPRRGGCRDQTWDK